In the Paenibacillus pabuli genome, one interval contains:
- a CDS encoding TetR/AcrR family transcriptional regulator, translating into MFIVNSESQSASPKIPREELNRRRILASARELFIKNGVDNVNMHQIAKTAGVGQASLYRRYSDKGDICLEIACEEYQPLFDEVQAFLDQSPETAALDRLYHVIVRYVSFLETKVPWLCEVGRASTGHRPLQSPLCQWMRNISINLLNEAVEQGDVSGVDIPYTIEALLAVLHNIDYHLQDEGFTSQRVLDGLQRIFIEGLKAHRR; encoded by the coding sequence ATGTTTATAGTGAATTCAGAATCGCAATCTGCCTCTCCGAAAATTCCCAGAGAGGAGTTAAACCGAAGACGAATTTTGGCGTCAGCTAGAGAACTTTTCATCAAAAACGGTGTTGACAATGTCAATATGCATCAGATTGCGAAGACTGCTGGAGTAGGTCAAGCAAGCCTATACCGCCGCTACTCGGATAAGGGCGACATCTGTCTGGAGATCGCGTGTGAAGAGTACCAACCCTTGTTTGATGAAGTTCAAGCATTTCTTGATCAATCCCCAGAAACCGCTGCCTTGGACCGGCTTTACCATGTAATAGTAAGATATGTTTCTTTTTTAGAGACAAAAGTTCCTTGGCTCTGTGAGGTGGGTCGGGCCTCAACCGGGCATCGTCCGTTACAATCTCCGTTATGTCAATGGATGCGCAATATAAGCATAAATCTGCTAAATGAGGCCGTTGAACAGGGAGACGTATCCGGGGTGGACATTCCATATACCATTGAAGCCTTGCTGGCCGTGCTTCACAATATCGATTACCATCTCCAAGATGAAGGCTTTACGAGCCAACGAGTTCTTGATGGATTACAACGCATATTTATTGAAGGTTTAAAAGCTCATAGACGTTAA
- a CDS encoding CD3324 family protein gives MKYVSASEVLPENLLREIQNYIQGKTLYIPAPKGCRKKWGHDSGQREFLLNRNAEIRKLFRQGMNVDQLASSYCLSHDSIKKIVYKTQA, from the coding sequence ATGAAATATGTTTCAGCAAGTGAGGTTTTACCAGAAAATTTACTTCGTGAAATACAAAATTATATACAAGGCAAGACTTTATATATCCCCGCACCCAAAGGATGTAGAAAAAAGTGGGGACATGATTCAGGGCAACGTGAATTTCTTTTGAACCGGAATGCAGAAATTCGGAAGCTTTTCAGGCAGGGTATGAATGTGGATCAACTCGCGAGTTCCTACTGTCTATCCCATGACAGCATTAAGAAGATTGTTTATAAAACGCAGGCATAA
- a CDS encoding GNAT family N-acetyltransferase has translation MDCVNHEVNKLNVTARLCGMEEKFIINNIYPLYLHDLSEVWERKTNRYGVFENDDTRTLIEQNRVFDIWWEHPNVLFPYLITVDDIPAGLAFVATSPFIPCPHYIDYYMNEFFLLRNYRGKGVGEEAVRQIIGKMPGQWEVQTNPTERNERAKRFWRRTLNTCINGKYSEELGHHPDVGEMLVFRFSTSSEKVSN, from the coding sequence ATGGATTGCGTTAATCATGAAGTAAATAAGTTAAATGTTACCGCTAGACTATGCGGTATGGAGGAGAAGTTCATTATCAATAATATTTATCCTCTTTATCTGCATGATTTGTCTGAAGTATGGGAACGCAAGACCAATCGTTATGGGGTGTTTGAGAATGATGATACCCGAACTTTGATTGAACAGAATCGCGTGTTTGATATTTGGTGGGAACACCCGAACGTATTATTCCCTTATCTTATCACAGTGGATGATATACCTGCGGGGCTTGCTTTTGTGGCTACTTCCCCTTTCATACCATGTCCTCACTATATCGATTATTACATGAATGAGTTCTTTCTATTACGTAATTATCGAGGAAAGGGTGTTGGAGAAGAAGCGGTGCGACAGATTATTGGAAAGATGCCAGGGCAATGGGAAGTGCAAACAAATCCCACCGAACGAAACGAACGTGCGAAACGTTTCTGGCGTAGAACACTTAACACATGTATCAACGGGAAATACTCCGAAGAACTTGGTCATCATCCTGATGTTGGAGAAATGCTAGTCTTTCGCTTCAGCACGAGTTCTGAAAAAGTGAGTAATTAG
- a CDS encoding GNAT family N-acetyltransferase: MKVDVQLTDKNNAYVIKNLLPLYLYDLSGHYDRLPNAHGIYEENDDCRTLSEQYEVQNIWWEKPPGILFPYLISANGIPAGFIRVATPPYCNKGIDYFVNDFFLIQSLRGQGIAELAATMVFQQFRGNWELFTNPSAKNVVGQRFWRKTVSKYTNGNYMEEFGETFDGHKLIFRFNNLA, encoded by the coding sequence ATGAAAGTTGACGTACAATTAACGGACAAAAATAATGCATATGTGATTAAAAACCTGCTACCGTTGTACCTATATGACCTATCCGGCCATTATGACAGACTTCCAAATGCACATGGGATCTATGAGGAGAATGACGACTGCAGAACATTAAGTGAGCAGTATGAGGTTCAAAATATTTGGTGGGAGAAGCCGCCTGGCATCCTATTTCCCTATTTAATTTCGGCAAATGGGATACCAGCGGGGTTTATTCGAGTAGCGACCCCTCCGTACTGTAATAAAGGAATTGATTATTTTGTAAATGATTTCTTTTTAATCCAATCGTTAAGAGGTCAAGGGATTGCTGAACTGGCGGCAACTATGGTGTTTCAACAATTCAGAGGGAATTGGGAGCTGTTTACTAACCCTTCAGCCAAAAACGTTGTTGGACAAAGGTTTTGGAGAAAAACGGTTTCTAAATATACGAATGGCAATTACATGGAGGAATTCGGGGAAACCTTCGATGGACATAAACTTATTTTCCGCTTTAATAATCTTGCATGA
- a CDS encoding GNAT family N-acetyltransferase — protein MATNIWTGTIVRLRPVITSDWKEFHENDQDSEGARLSDSIYFPRSEDGTKDWAERTVSNASKGDNVFLAIETLEGTLVGSITASSCDTRNGTFKYGVALFRKHWRKGYASEAIRILLRYYFEELRYCKANAYVYSFNDGSRAWQEHLGFVQGGILREMIFTKGKHYDEYVYGQTTRLPYIWNCLRSS, from the coding sequence ATGGCTACAAACATTTGGACAGGCACAATAGTTAGATTGCGCCCTGTGATAACATCAGATTGGAAGGAATTCCATGAAAATGATCAAGATTCGGAAGGTGCAAGACTATCCGATTCTATTTATTTTCCGAGGTCCGAGGATGGGACAAAGGATTGGGCGGAACGCACAGTCTCCAATGCGTCAAAAGGTGATAATGTATTTCTTGCAATTGAAACACTCGAAGGAACTCTCGTTGGCAGTATCACCGCAAGCAGTTGTGATACACGTAATGGCACCTTTAAATACGGGGTAGCTCTATTTCGTAAACATTGGCGAAAAGGGTATGCTTCCGAGGCTATAAGGATATTGCTCCGTTATTACTTTGAGGAATTACGTTATTGTAAGGCAAACGCATATGTGTATTCCTTCAATGATGGGTCACGTGCTTGGCAGGAGCATCTTGGATTTGTCCAAGGAGGGATACTCAGAGAAATGATTTTTACCAAGGGGAAGCATTACGATGAGTATGTTTATGGACAAACAACGCGATTACCCTACATATGGAATTGTTTACGAAGTTCGTGA
- a CDS encoding phosphotransferase enzyme family protein, giving the protein MKPFFHFDTDETRQSLLSRARNVALWAIREYEIEWNCIRFIQLSGTITYKIETNTTGNYLLRIHSERVNKEEIISELIFLNELRKIGDLVPEGIMSRNGSYVLECETEDGYRKPCVTIMKWVEGERWSGEFTDSHVFSIGVMMGKMHETSASLDASHNFVRPHWGISSFREEITKLERYYPRFLSGGSWMLYQKAIDKIIDQLASMQRDVRNYGLIHADLHSGNVVFNNGLPYPIDFGRCGFGYYLYDMAAALLELYPKHRWLLIQGYESVVKLGKDYIRDLECFFIMFMIENYCHHSSDTREIPSLIEEQKYALAYITEYINDRSFLFKVIEPIEPEKI; this is encoded by the coding sequence TTGAAACCTTTTTTCCACTTTGATACAGACGAAACAAGACAAAGTTTGCTCTCACGAGCAAGAAATGTTGCTCTATGGGCAATTCGAGAGTATGAAATTGAATGGAATTGTATTCGTTTTATTCAATTGTCAGGTACCATTACATACAAAATAGAGACCAATACAACGGGTAATTATTTACTTCGCATTCATTCAGAAAGAGTAAACAAAGAAGAGATCATTTCTGAACTTATTTTTCTTAATGAATTAAGGAAAATAGGTGACTTAGTACCTGAAGGGATTATGAGTCGCAATGGCTCTTATGTTTTGGAATGTGAAACAGAGGATGGGTATCGGAAACCTTGTGTCACAATAATGAAATGGGTCGAGGGAGAGCGTTGGAGTGGAGAGTTCACAGATAGTCATGTGTTCAGCATTGGCGTTATGATGGGGAAAATGCATGAAACTTCAGCAAGTTTAGATGCATCACATAATTTTGTTCGACCTCATTGGGGGATTTCTAGTTTCAGGGAAGAAATAACCAAATTAGAGCGTTATTATCCACGATTTCTATCGGGCGGATCATGGATGCTATATCAAAAAGCCATAGATAAGATCATTGATCAATTGGCCAGCATGCAACGAGATGTTCGAAATTACGGTCTAATTCATGCGGATTTGCATTCCGGAAACGTTGTATTCAACAACGGACTCCCATACCCAATTGATTTTGGAAGATGCGGGTTTGGATACTATTTGTATGATATGGCAGCTGCATTGTTGGAGCTTTATCCTAAACATCGATGGTTACTTATTCAAGGATATGAGAGCGTAGTCAAACTTGGCAAGGATTACATTCGCGACCTAGAATGTTTTTTCATCATGTTTATGATTGAAAACTATTGTCATCACTCGTCTGATACTAGAGAAATACCTAGTTTAATCGAGGAACAAAAATATGCTCTGGCCTATATTACAGAATACATAAATGACAGGTCATTCTTATTCAAAGTGATAGAACCTATAGAACCTGAAAAAATATAG
- a CDS encoding DinB family protein: MVKQLIVGDAVHELTTTRRILERLPEEHMTWKPHVKSMTLGGLATHLINLLNWQMAIFLYPEFNLSTVPLPREPLETREDVLEEFDANVFKLKKLLAECDENMLGEEWTLRNGDHIILRQPRAIALRTFGFSHMIHHRAQLGVYLRLLDIPLPGLYGPTADEEGK, encoded by the coding sequence ATGGTGAAACAACTGATCGTCGGAGACGCCGTGCATGAGCTGACCACTACGCGCCGCATCCTGGAGCGCTTGCCTGAAGAGCATATGACGTGGAAACCACACGTGAAATCGATGACGTTGGGCGGACTGGCCACGCACCTGATCAACCTGCTGAACTGGCAAATGGCGATTTTTCTTTACCCTGAATTTAATCTTTCGACCGTTCCGCTTCCGCGGGAACCCTTGGAAACACGCGAAGACGTGCTGGAGGAATTCGACGCGAACGTCTTCAAGCTTAAAAAGCTGTTAGCCGAATGCGACGAGAATATGCTCGGCGAGGAATGGACCTTGCGGAATGGTGACCATATCATCCTGCGCCAACCGCGGGCGATCGCGCTTCGCACCTTCGGATTTAGCCACATGATTCACCACCGGGCGCAGCTCGGAGTTTATTTGCGGCTTCTCGACATTCCATTACCAGGCCTCTACGGTCCCACGGCCGATGAGGAAGGCAAATGA
- a CDS encoding formylglycine-generating enzyme family protein: MNNPKYKSDKERFQQELINLMVPVKGGTIELRDYFNTDKWLSSDYTLSNPGSVKNSVTWTETIEPFYVMKYPITKQLYHLIMHKEEEIILNYSPMTDVSWKDSINFCNELSRVLGRTECYTITNESEKTRYNKTANGFRLLTDAEWQYACKAGTTGYRYAKIDQIAWYQENSHGAVHPVGQLLPNPWGIFDMIGNVWEWCWDLYDTERYGNYRVFRGGSWAEVENNCGSTSRRKSMPDFKIDDLGFRIALTKL, translated from the coding sequence ATGAATAATCCAAAGTACAAAAGTGACAAAGAACGATTTCAACAAGAATTAATTAATTTGATGGTGCCGGTTAAGGGAGGAACCATTGAATTACGTGATTATTTTAATACGGATAAATGGCTTAGTTCGGATTACACGTTATCAAACCCTGGAAGTGTTAAGAATTCAGTCACATGGACTGAAACGATTGAACCATTCTATGTAATGAAATATCCGATAACAAAGCAATTGTATCATTTAATCATGCACAAAGAAGAAGAGATAATTCTAAATTACTCGCCAATGACGGATGTTTCGTGGAAAGATTCAATCAATTTTTGTAACGAATTGTCTAGAGTGCTTGGTAGGACTGAATGCTATACAATCACGAATGAAAGTGAGAAGACAAGATATAACAAAACAGCGAATGGCTTTCGTTTATTAACTGACGCTGAGTGGCAGTATGCGTGCAAAGCGGGAACCACGGGATATCGTTATGCGAAAATTGATCAAATTGCATGGTATCAAGAGAACTCCCATGGAGCAGTTCATCCAGTAGGACAACTGCTTCCTAATCCATGGGGGATCTTCGATATGATCGGAAACGTTTGGGAATGGTGCTGGGACCTATATGATACGGAGCGATATGGGAACTATAGAGTTTTCCGAGGAGGGAGTTGGGCAGAAGTGGAGAATAACTGTGGTTCTACGAGCAGAAGAAAAAGCATGCCCGATTTCAAGATAGATGATCTTGGTTTTAGGATTGCACTTACGAAACTTTAA
- a CDS encoding RNA polymerase sigma factor has protein sequence MSGAHDTNPVYPDKQESITNFEDAYERYRQRICKYFSLKLNPMVADDLTQQVFLKAVENLHQFQGKSNLFTWIFKIAQNTVKNEYRRLSRKKESPFDFTGYESQSISLEFTKYVDFRIDIGVALKQLDEKDQEIIALRFFVDCTLLEISKIVGMRESAVKNRLYRALEKLKKELKEWGGVTIMSIQDLISIVNKGENEGLNNRLKKVHHDLFNELSDHIERISLKYNYHPSRKVTIEVYPDLPSFHQAVGEADAPNWFMGTYEGSILKIVSPLNPGPEHTYQSILKGTVHLFTMWLISEINPKAPKWIRQGIGGYEAKLMTQDYIEDTTKEAIQHLAIPTFEQLDNDTWDFDTMKGFQFSYLFVKFVVQQYGIDLLNKLIRNPQDFNGIYQCSEKELHQKMVEFISK, from the coding sequence ATGTCAGGAGCTCATGACACAAATCCTGTTTATCCGGATAAACAGGAAAGTATCACCAACTTTGAAGACGCTTATGAGCGGTATCGACAAAGAATCTGCAAGTACTTTTCGTTGAAGTTGAATCCGATGGTTGCAGATGATTTGACTCAACAGGTTTTTTTAAAAGCTGTCGAGAATCTTCACCAATTTCAAGGTAAATCAAATTTATTCACGTGGATATTCAAGATTGCTCAGAATACAGTGAAAAACGAATATCGAAGGTTATCGCGAAAAAAAGAATCTCCGTTTGATTTCACAGGATATGAATCCCAGTCGATCTCCCTTGAATTTACGAAATATGTTGATTTTCGAATTGATATTGGAGTTGCACTAAAACAGCTAGATGAGAAGGACCAAGAAATCATTGCATTACGCTTTTTCGTGGACTGCACATTGCTTGAAATTTCTAAGATCGTAGGGATGCGTGAAAGTGCAGTGAAAAACAGACTCTATAGGGCTTTAGAAAAACTTAAAAAGGAACTGAAAGAATGGGGAGGCGTTACGATCATGTCTATTCAAGATTTGATTTCAATTGTTAATAAGGGTGAAAACGAGGGTTTAAATAACCGGCTCAAAAAGGTACACCATGATCTGTTCAATGAACTAAGTGATCATATTGAACGAATCTCGTTAAAGTACAATTATCATCCATCACGAAAAGTAACTATTGAAGTATATCCTGATCTGCCATCGTTTCACCAAGCGGTCGGAGAAGCAGATGCTCCGAATTGGTTCATGGGTACCTATGAAGGAAGTATTCTTAAGATTGTATCTCCATTAAATCCAGGACCGGAGCATACCTATCAATCAATTCTCAAAGGAACAGTTCATTTGTTCACCATGTGGCTAATAAGTGAAATCAATCCGAAGGCTCCAAAATGGATAAGGCAGGGGATTGGTGGATATGAAGCCAAACTGATGACTCAGGACTATATTGAAGATACAACGAAAGAGGCTATTCAACATTTAGCAATCCCAACGTTCGAACAATTAGATAATGATACCTGGGATTTTGATACGATGAAGGGTTTTCAGTTCTCGTACCTATTCGTGAAGTTTGTTGTTCAGCAATATGGAATAGACCTTTTAAACAAATTGATCCGCAACCCTCAGGATTTTAATGGTATCTATCAATGTTCCGAGAAGGAATTGCATCAGAAGATGGTTGAGTTTATAAGTAAGTAA
- a CDS encoding MarR family winged helix-turn-helix transcriptional regulator, with the protein MIRDESILSLCLYFTSNRFARYMTKIAEEAFAETDLSPNYLYLLTIVNLYPGITQKEISDKLSIAPSTSTRFIDKLEKLELVYRRLEWKEAHIHLTKKGIDFCEKLDKCFDKLDKRYFSILGIEKSNELAKNLNEASEILKKEGL; encoded by the coding sequence GTGATAAGAGATGAATCAATTTTGTCTTTATGTTTATATTTCACATCGAATCGTTTTGCTCGTTACATGACAAAGATTGCAGAAGAGGCTTTTGCAGAGACTGATCTGTCCCCAAATTACTTGTATCTCTTAACAATTGTAAATCTGTATCCTGGAATCACACAAAAAGAAATCTCTGATAAATTGTCAATTGCTCCTTCCACGAGTACAAGATTTATTGATAAACTTGAAAAACTTGAATTAGTTTATCGACGATTAGAATGGAAGGAAGCACATATACATTTGACAAAAAAAGGGATCGATTTTTGCGAGAAATTGGATAAATGTTTTGATAAACTTGACAAACGATATTTTTCAATCTTGGGAATAGAAAAAAGTAATGAACTTGCAAAGAACCTTAACGAAGCGAGTGAAATCTTAAAAAAAGAGGGCTTGTAA
- a CDS encoding LLM class flavin-dependent oxidoreductase: MSVENTATKKKLGAIPISILDSATVSEGSTPADSFKNLLDLAQHAEAWGFNRYWLAEHHNLAPIASSATSVLISHIAAGTNRIRVGSGGIMLPNHAPLVIAEQFGSLESLYPNRIDLGLGRATGSDQSTARALRRERAIEFPEQVNELMAYFDPSKSDSENPVKAIPGEGLKIPIWLLGSSDFSARLAAYLGLPFSFAGHFSPSYTFPAIQTYRENFKPSESLKEPYVMMGLNLSAADTDEKANWLFSSLKQSSLAMVRGKAAPIQPPADMDTIWNENEKQFISQSLKGSIVGSPQTVKDQLQTFIENTQADEIILTSYFYDHKDRLKSYEIISDFINKA, translated from the coding sequence ATGTCCGTTGAAAACACTGCAACAAAAAAGAAGTTAGGTGCAATTCCAATATCAATACTTGATTCGGCAACAGTTAGTGAGGGAAGTACACCTGCGGATTCTTTTAAAAATTTGCTTGATCTTGCACAGCATGCTGAAGCCTGGGGATTTAATCGTTACTGGTTGGCAGAACATCATAATCTTGCGCCTATCGCAAGCTCGGCTACATCTGTTCTAATAAGCCACATTGCAGCAGGTACAAATAGAATACGAGTTGGATCTGGTGGAATAATGTTACCTAACCATGCGCCATTGGTAATCGCAGAGCAGTTCGGTTCTTTGGAATCACTATATCCGAATCGCATCGATCTAGGATTAGGCCGGGCAACAGGCAGTGACCAATCCACAGCGAGAGCTTTAAGAAGGGAAAGAGCAATTGAATTCCCTGAACAAGTCAATGAATTAATGGCATATTTTGATCCATCTAAATCCGACTCAGAGAATCCAGTAAAAGCGATTCCAGGGGAGGGGTTGAAAATACCGATATGGCTATTAGGATCGAGTGATTTCAGTGCAAGGTTAGCCGCTTATTTAGGCCTTCCTTTTTCATTCGCAGGTCACTTTTCTCCATCTTACACATTCCCTGCGATTCAAACATATAGGGAGAATTTTAAACCTTCAGAATCATTAAAAGAGCCTTATGTCATGATGGGTTTGAACCTGTCGGCAGCAGATACAGATGAGAAGGCAAATTGGCTCTTTTCTTCCTTAAAACAAAGCAGCCTGGCCATGGTTCGGGGTAAGGCAGCACCTATCCAACCTCCAGCGGATATGGATACGATTTGGAACGAAAATGAAAAGCAATTTATCTCTCAATCCTTAAAAGGAAGTATTGTGGGGAGTCCGCAAACCGTTAAGGATCAACTTCAAACCTTTATTGAAAACACTCAAGCAGATGAGATTATATTAACTTCTTACTTTTATGATCACAAGGACCGCCTCAAGTCGTACGAAATCATAAGCGATTTCATAAATAAAGCTTAA
- a CDS encoding nuclear transport factor 2 family protein, with the protein MNNKLNLKEISWKEVLKDIALNKETSNIPTGTPAPEHMKKAMQSYIDMINKNYHEGTLNLFADNYTLEDPFGTKALTISNGFSAEDFEDEEVQFTPKKAELISPISTSYGNQAAMAFKLWMDVGGQEVTIDIVDVMKFDESGKIIEVVAHWGRDNVSLVES; encoded by the coding sequence ATGAACAACAAACTTAATTTGAAAGAAATTAGTTGGAAAGAAGTTTTAAAAGATATTGCGCTAAATAAAGAGACATCTAATATCCCTACAGGCACGCCTGCCCCAGAGCACATGAAAAAAGCGATGCAAAGCTATATTGATATGATTAATAAAAACTATCATGAAGGTACACTTAATTTGTTTGCCGATAATTACACCCTTGAAGATCCATTTGGTACAAAAGCTTTAACCATTAGCAATGGATTTTCAGCAGAAGATTTTGAAGATGAAGAAGTGCAATTTACTCCGAAGAAAGCCGAATTAATATCTCCAATTAGTACATCATATGGGAATCAAGCAGCTATGGCATTCAAACTGTGGATGGATGTTGGGGGACAAGAAGTTACTATAGATATTGTTGACGTTATGAAATTTGATGAATCAGGCAAAATAATTGAAGTAGTGGCTCATTGGGGTAGGGATAATGTAAGCCTTGTTGAAAGTTAA
- a CDS encoding nuclear transport factor 2 family protein, translating to MNNKEFSWKKFMEDLTQKNETLNIPTSIPTEEYMRKVLQGHIDMINKIGTTPTFFYYADDIRAEDPVGTTTLLGKKGLTEDFAKFFDVPFIPKKAELVAPISTSFGNAAAMTFKFYAEVDGQDISIDIIEVIKFNESGEIIEQMAYWGRENVKILLK from the coding sequence ATGAACAACAAAGAATTTAGTTGGAAGAAATTCATGGAAGATTTAACACAAAAGAATGAAACATTAAATATCCCTACAAGTATACCGACGGAAGAGTATATGAGAAAGGTTCTGCAAGGTCATATTGACATGATTAATAAAATAGGTACTACACCTACTTTTTTTTATTATGCTGATGATATAAGAGCTGAAGATCCAGTTGGAACAACAACTCTCTTAGGTAAAAAGGGGTTGACAGAAGATTTCGCAAAATTCTTTGATGTGCCATTTATTCCGAAAAAAGCAGAATTAGTAGCACCCATTAGCACAAGTTTTGGGAATGCAGCGGCTATGACATTCAAATTTTACGCGGAAGTTGATGGTCAAGATATTTCAATTGATATTATTGAGGTCATAAAGTTTAATGAATCAGGTGAAATAATTGAACAAATGGCTTATTGGGGTAGGGAGAACGTCAAAATATTATTGAAATAG
- a CDS encoding nuclear transport factor 2 family protein gives MNKELNWKEMSWKDVLKDITQNKETLNIPTNMPTQEHMKKAMQSYIEAINNKNPEAMHNLFADNVRGEDPIGTKPRLTTKGFKTETPKEDDVQYIPIKAELISPISTSYGNSAAMAFKLYMDVGGQVVTIDIIDVMKFDESGKIIEIMAHWGRENVTLINRWN, from the coding sequence ATGAACAAAGAACTTAATTGGAAAGAAATGAGCTGGAAAGATGTTCTAAAAGATATTACGCAAAATAAAGAAACATTGAATATTCCAACAAACATGCCTACACAAGAACATATGAAGAAAGCTATGCAAAGCTATATCGAAGCAATTAATAATAAGAATCCAGAAGCTATGCATAATTTGTTTGCAGATAATGTTAGGGGTGAAGATCCAATTGGTACAAAACCTCGATTAACTACCAAGGGTTTTAAAACAGAAACTCCTAAAGAAGATGATGTGCAATATATTCCGATAAAAGCCGAATTAATATCTCCGATTTCTACATCTTACGGGAATTCAGCAGCTATGGCATTTAAACTCTATATGGACGTGGGGGGACAAGTAGTTACTATAGATATTATTGACGTCATGAAATTTGATGAATCAGGTAAAATAATTGAAATAATGGCTCATTGGGGTAGGGAGAACGTCACCTTAATTAATAGATGGAACTGA
- a CDS encoding MurR/RpiR family transcriptional regulator gives MEALIYRLLAYMNNSLDKDINYHIAKRLLENLDKIEGFSLETAAEACSVAPSTINRFCKKIGFRNFSNLRNMIVNKYGACLEKTDSNLNAYGFIEQLKENVEIIENIPGEQIERVVKQINESSRIVILSFEKHQLQAMELQKKLLLTGKFCECDTNLFKQMAALDELTEEDLVVTISIQGYILSEEFFLEKITRTMGKKLLITFSKTHQHQDVFDEVLQCGKIENTAVSSQTLLRLFDVMFQ, from the coding sequence GTGGAAGCGTTGATTTATAGACTTTTAGCATATATGAATAATTCTCTTGATAAGGATATAAATTATCATATTGCAAAACGCTTATTGGAAAATCTCGATAAGATTGAGGGGTTTTCATTAGAAACAGCAGCAGAAGCATGTAGTGTAGCTCCTTCTACAATCAATCGTTTTTGCAAAAAAATAGGGTTTAGGAATTTTTCGAATTTAAGGAATATGATTGTTAACAAGTACGGTGCATGTTTGGAAAAAACAGATTCAAATTTAAATGCATACGGGTTTATCGAGCAGTTAAAAGAAAATGTAGAAATAATCGAGAATATCCCCGGAGAACAGATTGAACGGGTTGTTAAACAAATTAATGAATCGAGCAGAATTGTAATACTAAGCTTTGAAAAACATCAACTACAAGCTATGGAGTTACAGAAAAAGTTACTTCTAACCGGGAAATTTTGCGAATGTGACACTAATCTGTTTAAACAAATGGCTGCTCTCGACGAACTGACGGAGGAGGATCTCGTTGTCACGATCTCTATTCAAGGATACATACTATCTGAGGAGTTCTTTCTTGAGAAAATCACAAGAACAATGGGGAAGAAATTACTCATTACATTTTCAAAGACACACCAACATCAAGATGTATTTGATGAAGTTTTACAATGTGGAAAAATTGAAAATACCGCAGTCAGTAGTCAGACTTTATTACGATTGTTTGATGTAATGTTTCAATAA
- a CDS encoding HPr family phosphocarrier protein has translation MLKKNFKMTITTGFARPATLLVTAGRMYRSNISIEFEGRIACLEQDPITSFREIMSLDINPGAEIIVRIDGQDECEAIQCIEEQFLIRKLRESDIDN, from the coding sequence TTGTTGAAGAAAAACTTTAAAATGACTATAACTACTGGTTTTGCTCGTCCTGCTACATTACTTGTTACAGCTGGTAGGATGTATAGATCAAACATATCTATAGAGTTTGAAGGTAGAATTGCCTGTCTCGAACAAGATCCAATCACTTCATTCCGTGAGATTATGTCTTTGGATATCAATCCTGGCGCAGAAATCATTGTAAGAATTGATGGTCAAGATGAGTGTGAGGCAATACAATGTATCGAAGAACAGTTTCTTATTAGAAAGTTAAGGGAAAGTGATATAGACAATTAG